The Caldisericaceae bacterium genome includes a region encoding these proteins:
- a CDS encoding NAD(P)/FAD-dependent oxidoreductase, translated as MEKHDVIIIGGGPSGATLAHFLKEKGIYSVVIEKGNHFRDKVCAGGLPLGIFDILPQSVSRDFEYVPYKTFRVSYRGIIEESVTFDKPFSFGVMRSSFDEHLRNNIDVRYNEEFISFEEKANEVIVKTNKNVYSGAFLVGADGIGSKVALFANLNKKTKIVIAEEKELRKENNSDDALNVYLGYNFLGYGWKFTKKDFISVGAGAMKKFYKKGISNLIDPTYADIKIYPISLWDGDYNIAKGRVALVGEASSIVDPLNAAGIYHSIFSAKLLSEVILYNLKKGSKDFSQYLHLLDSTIFEEFRYGIALSNAFYPFLPMIKKVILNEHILEFIIRAQEKSGYLSYKEVFKRFEKSKRIEIKLIYAILKILKFM; from the coding sequence ATGGAAAAACATGATGTAATAATAATTGGTGGTGGCCCAAGTGGCGCAACTCTTGCACATTTCCTGAAAGAGAAAGGTATTTATTCAGTTGTTATTGAAAAAGGCAACCATTTCAGGGACAAAGTTTGTGCTGGCGGCTTGCCATTGGGTATTTTTGACATTTTACCTCAGAGTGTAAGTAGAGATTTTGAATATGTCCCTTATAAAACTTTCAGGGTCTCCTACAGAGGTATAATCGAGGAAAGTGTAACTTTTGATAAACCTTTTTCTTTTGGTGTGATGAGAAGTAGCTTTGATGAACATTTACGGAATAACATTGACGTAAGATATAACGAAGAATTTATATCTTTTGAGGAAAAGGCAAATGAAGTTATAGTAAAAACAAATAAAAATGTTTATTCGGGTGCTTTCCTAGTTGGTGCAGATGGTATTGGAAGTAAAGTTGCACTATTTGCTAATTTGAATAAGAAAACAAAAATAGTTATAGCAGAAGAAAAAGAACTAAGAAAAGAGAACAACTCTGATGATGCTCTTAACGTCTACCTTGGGTACAATTTTCTCGGCTACGGATGGAAGTTTACTAAAAAAGATTTTATTTCAGTAGGTGCTGGCGCTATGAAAAAGTTTTACAAAAAAGGTATTTCGAACTTAATAGATCCAACTTACGCAGATATTAAGATTTATCCAATTTCCTTATGGGATGGTGATTATAATATAGCAAAAGGAAGGGTTGCTCTTGTAGGTGAAGCATCTTCAATTGTAGACCCGCTTAATGCTGCTGGTATTTACCATTCTATCTTTTCTGCTAAACTTCTTTCGGAGGTTATATTATATAACTTAAAAAAGGGCAGTAAAGATTTTAGCCAATACTTACATTTACTTGACTCTACAATCTTTGAAGAATTTCGATATGGTATTGCCTTATCCAACGCCTTTTATCCTTTTTTACCGATGATTAAGAAGGTAATTCTTAACGAACATATTCTTGAGTTTATAATTCGGGCACAAGAGAAGAGTGGCTATTTGTCGTATAAAGAAGTATTTAAAAGATTTGAAAAGTCTAAAAGAATAGAAATAAAACTTATATATGCAATATTAAAGATTTTAAAGTTTATGTGA
- a CDS encoding ABC transporter ATP-binding protein/permease, whose protein sequence is MKILKEYFREEFFRYIIITFLLTVVDFGQVFIPRYTRSAIDSISQKNISSLTKYSIYIILIAFGIVFLRFLYQALLRYAVLRFDNQIKNRIFENYVFFSKKDLERFEIGDLMSRVTNDTTALRMFLIMGFLAIVDIFILGVTTFIFMAEMNLRLTIAVAFPLLLLFPIALNLGSKIHSIYRKINTIFADMSVRVRELVEGIRVIKAFVKENYFKSLFANINEEYIKENIRLVKIDGFFDPLVNFLINCSIIILIFYGGSLYIQGRVDIGTIAAFFQYIETLSWPMMAVGFSIALFRRATASLSRIEEVLSIKNEFSGSIKNDINRIKISNLNYSYDSNVSVLKNINIEFEKGHIYGITGNPGSGKSTLLQAILKIIDVPSNTIYFDNTDINEVSFKTIKNLFAYIPQEIFLFSDTIENNIRVGKYDATFDEVVEAAKVASLYDSIMSFKDNFKTVVGEQGITLSGGEKQRVAIARAILSKKPFLIIDDAFSSVDFTTESNIIKNLDEYAKKYGLTVILVSSRLSALMISKKIFVIFDGEVIEEGTFKELLDKQGYLYHIYQRQLLEETV, encoded by the coding sequence ATGAAAATCCTTAAAGAATATTTTAGAGAAGAATTTTTTAGGTATATTATTATTACTTTTTTGCTTACTGTGGTTGATTTTGGACAGGTGTTTATTCCTCGATATACCCGTTCAGCAATCGACAGTATCTCGCAAAAAAATATATCAAGTTTGACAAAGTATTCTATTTACATTATTCTTATTGCTTTTGGAATAGTCTTCTTGAGATTCTTATACCAAGCGCTCCTTAGATACGCTGTTTTAAGATTTGACAATCAAATTAAAAACCGCATTTTTGAGAATTATGTCTTTTTTTCAAAAAAAGATTTAGAAAGATTTGAAATTGGGGACCTCATGTCGAGAGTGACAAATGATACTACGGCTTTAAGAATGTTTTTGATAATGGGGTTTCTTGCAATTGTTGATATCTTTATTTTAGGTGTTACTACTTTTATATTTATGGCTGAGATGAATTTAAGACTTACTATTGCTGTTGCGTTTCCGTTGCTTTTACTTTTTCCAATTGCTCTTAATCTTGGTTCAAAAATACATAGTATTTACAGAAAAATAAATACAATCTTTGCCGATATGAGTGTTAGAGTAAGAGAATTGGTCGAAGGAATTAGAGTAATCAAAGCCTTCGTTAAGGAGAATTATTTCAAAAGTTTATTTGCTAATATTAACGAAGAATACATTAAAGAAAATATCCGGCTTGTTAAAATTGATGGCTTCTTTGATCCTCTGGTTAATTTTCTTATTAACTGTTCAATTATAATCTTAATTTTTTATGGAGGATCACTCTACATTCAGGGTAGGGTTGATATTGGCACAATTGCGGCATTCTTTCAGTATATTGAAACTCTCAGTTGGCCAATGATGGCTGTTGGCTTTTCTATTGCACTTTTTAGGAGAGCAACTGCATCCCTTTCAAGAATTGAGGAAGTTTTGAGTATAAAAAATGAGTTTTCTGGTTCGATAAAAAACGATATTAATCGTATAAAGATATCCAATTTGAATTATTCTTATGATAGTAATGTCTCAGTTCTTAAGAATATAAATATCGAGTTTGAAAAAGGTCACATATATGGAATAACTGGTAATCCTGGATCGGGAAAATCAACACTTCTTCAGGCTATACTGAAGATAATAGATGTTCCCTCTAACACCATATATTTTGATAACACTGATATCAATGAGGTTTCCTTTAAAACTATTAAAAATTTATTTGCTTACATCCCGCAAGAAATATTTCTGTTTTCTGATACAATAGAAAATAATATAAGAGTAGGAAAGTATGATGCGACATTTGACGAAGTAGTCGAGGCTGCAAAAGTTGCCTCTCTTTACGATAGTATTATGTCTTTTAAAGATAATTTTAAAACTGTTGTGGGGGAGCAAGGTATTACCCTATCAGGTGGTGAAAAGCAAAGAGTTGCTATTGCAAGAGCCATACTTTCTAAAAAGCCCTTCCTTATAATTGATGATGCCTTCTCAAGTGTTGATTTTACAACAGAGTCCAACATTATAAAGAATTTAGATGAATATGCTAAAAAGTATGGTTTAACTGTAATTCTTGTTTCTTCAAGACTGAGTGCATTGATGATATCGAAAAAGATTTTTGTTATTTTTGATGGAGAAGTTATCGAGGAAGGAACATTTAAAGAGCTTTTAGATAAACAAGGCTACCTTTACCATATCTATCAAAGACAGCTTTTAGAGGAAACTGTATGA